In a genomic window of Shouchella clausii:
- a CDS encoding ABC transporter permease translates to MLKYIVRRVLQFIPMVFILSVIVFLFAYLAPGDALSGEVIDPNTPREVIEERREELGLNDPVHIQYWNWLKRAVTGDLGMSTHFTGRSVSELIGQRLGNTFYLGAFALLITLIVSIPIGIYSARKKYSVLDYAATSFAFIGLATPNFFAGLLAIYVFSFGLGWFPTQGSIGSPNLTGFDAFVSRIQHLILPGLTLGLSSTAIFMRYMRSEMLDVKGSDFIRTARAKGVGAKSVLYKHTLRNAMIPIITLLGMEIGVLLSGAFIVETVFNYPGIGTLFLSGMANRDYPVIMAVNLLIGLSVLVGNLLADIFYAVADPRIRLD, encoded by the coding sequence ATGCTTAAATATATTGTGAGGCGTGTTTTGCAGTTTATCCCAATGGTCTTCATTTTATCAGTAATCGTGTTCTTATTTGCATATCTTGCTCCAGGAGACGCGCTGAGTGGAGAAGTGATTGACCCAAATACGCCACGAGAAGTGATTGAGGAACGCCGGGAAGAATTAGGATTGAACGATCCGGTACATATTCAATATTGGAACTGGCTCAAACGGGCAGTGACAGGCGATTTAGGGATGTCGACTCATTTCACCGGTAGGTCTGTCAGCGAGCTAATCGGGCAACGGCTCGGCAATACATTCTATTTAGGCGCATTTGCGCTTTTAATTACACTCATTGTGTCGATTCCAATTGGTATTTATTCTGCACGTAAAAAATATTCTGTTTTAGATTATGCGGCGACGTCATTTGCCTTTATTGGCCTAGCGACGCCAAACTTTTTTGCCGGATTGCTGGCGATTTATGTGTTTTCTTTTGGGCTTGGCTGGTTTCCAACGCAAGGTTCGATCGGTTCCCCTAATTTAACGGGATTTGACGCTTTTGTGAGCCGGATCCAGCACTTAATTTTGCCTGGCCTTACACTTGGTTTATCAAGTACAGCGATTTTTATGCGGTATATGCGTTCAGAAATGCTCGATGTAAAAGGGAGCGATTTTATCCGCACTGCTCGGGCTAAAGGCGTTGGCGCAAAGTCGGTTTTGTACAAGCATACCCTCCGCAATGCGATGATTCCTATTATTACGCTACTAGGTATGGAAATCGGCGTGCTATTGAGCGGCGCGTTCATTGTCGAAACCGTATTTAATTATCCAGGTATCGGCACGTTATTCTTATCCGGCATGGCCAATCGCGATTATCCAGTCATTATGGCGGTTAACTTGTTAATTGGCTTATCTGTTTTAGTCGGAAACTTATTGGCAGACATCTTTTATGCGGTGGCTGATCCGCGCATTCGACTTGATTGA